In the genome of Streptomyces sp. NBC_00190, one region contains:
- a CDS encoding DUF1048 domain-containing protein has translation MSDVEKSGFISKVIGPKKRWRAYKARSRRLPGNYRTAAEAIERYLMYFVPTDGDSNASMFEDLADLFEQAAVDGTPIREIVGEDPVEFVEAFVQNYSEGGYVPARARKQLTDDIERAAGEDTGKEGRTV, from the coding sequence ATGTCCGATGTCGAAAAGAGCGGCTTCATCTCGAAGGTGATCGGGCCCAAGAAGCGCTGGAGGGCGTACAAGGCGCGCTCGCGTCGGCTTCCCGGGAACTACCGCACGGCGGCTGAAGCGATCGAGCGGTACCTGATGTACTTCGTGCCGACCGACGGCGACAGCAATGCGTCGATGTTCGAAGACCTCGCCGACCTGTTCGAGCAGGCCGCGGTGGACGGAACGCCGATCCGCGAGATCGTCGGGGAGGACCCGGTGGAGTTCGTCGAGGCGTTCGTCCAGAACTACTCGGAGGGGGGCTACGTCCCCGCCCGTGCGCGGAAGCAGCTGACCGACGACATCGAACGAGCCGCCGGCGAAGACACCGGAAAAGAAGGCAGGACCGTCTGA
- a CDS encoding PadR family transcriptional regulator produces the protein MAKLLTEMLKGTLEGIILASLSGRPAYGYEITARLREQGFSDIAEGTVYALLIRMEKRGLVDVEKVPSEKGPPRKVHSLNSQGREYLEEFWGTWSFLAERLEQLREGGK, from the coding sequence ATGGCCAAGCTGCTGACGGAGATGCTCAAGGGCACGCTGGAGGGCATCATCCTCGCGTCCCTGTCCGGCCGGCCCGCCTACGGCTACGAGATCACGGCACGGCTGCGGGAGCAGGGTTTCTCCGACATCGCCGAAGGAACCGTCTACGCGCTGCTCATCAGGATGGAGAAGCGCGGTCTCGTCGACGTGGAGAAGGTCCCCTCCGAGAAGGGGCCGCCGCGCAAGGTGCACTCCCTCAACTCTCAGGGGCGGGAGTACCTCGAAGAGTTCTGGGGGACGTGGAGCTTCCTCGCGGAACGACTGGAACAGCTCCGCGAAGGGGGCAAGTGA
- a CDS encoding Dyp-type peroxidase — protein sequence MPLDLANQSPIGPTDAFSDVPSDLDTYLRDIQGNILKSHGRDHSQHLFIQFTEPAEARQWLGSMAGRVTSASKQWKDSLWRRKMFAESEKQPYPAAWREAQLAERPSDIFINVLLSKKGYDTLGTPAGQIPQDTAFLRGAQNKETTSTLGDPPVSAPAGHDQWEAGFQQDLHALVIVADDSAAKVAREADRISGEVGKSGGRIAHKEIGSVLRYGENGPVREHFGFVDGVSNPLFYAADVEKVKPVDGQFRYDPSAPLGLVLVKDPGGDEETGYGTYFVYRKLEQNIAQFNHDRFVLANAIAHADGREAANESDKDLAGAYMMGRFRDGAPVVAYASESGVGKEIPNNFDYKQDPNGDRCPFQAHTRKTNPRGETDSPLERDARIVRRAISFDVAGKVGLLFLCAQSNIQNQFEFMQKSWCNDPKFLRPEVRPNPADVLDTGLDPIVGQGEVTEQEWPQKFDNAERIKATLKQSVTMKGGEYFFMPSLSFLEKAGA from the coding sequence ATGCCTCTCGACCTCGCAAACCAATCCCCGATCGGTCCGACTGACGCTTTCTCCGACGTTCCATCCGATCTCGACACGTACCTGAGGGACATCCAGGGCAACATCCTCAAGAGCCATGGCCGCGACCACAGCCAGCACCTGTTCATCCAGTTCACGGAGCCGGCCGAGGCCAGACAGTGGCTCGGCTCCATGGCAGGTCGTGTGACATCGGCTTCGAAGCAGTGGAAGGACTCGCTGTGGCGCCGCAAAATGTTCGCCGAATCGGAGAAGCAGCCCTATCCGGCCGCCTGGCGCGAGGCACAACTCGCCGAGCGGCCGAGTGACATCTTCATCAACGTGCTGCTGTCCAAGAAGGGGTACGACACGCTGGGCACTCCTGCGGGGCAGATTCCGCAGGACACGGCGTTCCTGCGCGGTGCGCAGAACAAGGAGACGACCAGCACACTCGGCGATCCCCCGGTATCGGCACCCGCAGGGCACGACCAGTGGGAGGCCGGGTTCCAGCAGGATCTGCACGCCCTCGTCATCGTCGCGGACGACAGTGCGGCCAAGGTCGCGCGGGAAGCCGACCGGATCAGCGGCGAGGTCGGCAAGAGCGGCGGAAGGATCGCGCACAAGGAGATCGGCTCCGTCCTGCGCTACGGGGAGAACGGCCCGGTCAGGGAGCACTTCGGGTTCGTCGACGGGGTCAGCAATCCGCTGTTCTACGCCGCGGACGTCGAGAAGGTGAAACCCGTGGACGGACAGTTCCGGTACGACCCTTCGGCCCCGCTCGGGCTGGTCCTGGTCAAGGACCCGGGCGGCGACGAGGAGACCGGCTACGGCACGTACTTCGTCTACCGCAAGCTCGAACAGAACATCGCCCAGTTCAACCACGACAGGTTCGTCCTGGCCAACGCGATCGCCCACGCCGACGGCCGTGAAGCGGCCAACGAGTCCGACAAGGACTTGGCCGGGGCGTACATGATGGGGCGTTTCCGCGATGGCGCCCCGGTGGTGGCGTACGCCTCGGAGAGCGGGGTCGGCAAGGAGATCCCGAACAACTTCGACTACAAGCAGGACCCGAACGGCGACAGGTGCCCGTTCCAGGCACACACCCGCAAGACCAACCCGCGGGGCGAAACCGACAGTCCGCTCGAACGGGACGCCCGCATCGTACGGCGCGCCATCAGCTTCGACGTCGCCGGAAAAGTCGGCCTGCTCTTCCTGTGTGCTCAGAGCAACATCCAGAACCAGTTCGAGTTCATGCAGAAGTCCTGGTGCAACGATCCCAAGTTCCTGCGTCCCGAGGTGAGACCGAATCCGGCAGACGTTCTCGACACCGGGCTCGACCCGATCGTCGGGCAGGGTGAGGTGACAGAACAGGAATGGCCGCAGAAGTTCGACAACGCCGAGCGGATCAAGGCCACTCTCAAGCAGTCGGTCACGATGAAGGGCGGCGAGTACTTCTTCATGCCCAGCCTGAGCTTCCTCGAGAAGGCCGGCGCATAG